One part of the Tolypothrix sp. PCC 7910 genome encodes these proteins:
- a CDS encoding helix-turn-helix domain-containing protein, producing the protein MDEQSQILTSFQRKLLLKHIKNERRAEYRRRIEIMLLADAGKSQAQVCEELGCCQKTARQWIEMARKGKAHLWHESPIGRPHTVNDAYLQRLRELVSHNPRDYGYPFKRWTAGWLSKHLTDETGIEISDRHINRLLKEMGLSTRSPDAKEVTNQAESKEKALKIALYDLQPPASSEASDLLLINPIEVSP; encoded by the coding sequence GTGGACGAGCAAAGCCAAATCCTAACATCGTTTCAACGCAAACTGCTGCTGAAACATATAAAAAACGAGCGACGAGCTGAGTATCGCCGTCGCATTGAAATCATGCTTTTGGCAGATGCAGGTAAATCTCAGGCACAAGTTTGCGAGGAACTTGGATGCTGTCAAAAAACGGCACGCCAATGGATTGAGATGGCAAGGAAAGGAAAGGCTCACCTATGGCATGAATCTCCGATTGGCCGCCCTCATACAGTCAACGATGCGTATCTTCAGCGTTTGAGAGAACTGGTAAGCCATAATCCACGAGACTATGGTTATCCCTTTAAGCGATGGACAGCAGGATGGTTGAGCAAACATTTGACAGATGAAACCGGAATTGAGATTAGCGATCGCCACATTAACCGTTTACTCAAAGAAATGGGACTGTCTACGCGATCGCCTGATGCTAAAGAAGTAACTAATCAAGCTGAAAGTAAAGAGAAAGCCCTGAAAATTGCACTTTACGATCTGCAACCGCCTGCATCATCTGAAGCATCTGACTTGTTGCTGATCAATCCGATCGAGGTTAGTCCTTAA